In Flexibacter flexilis DSM 6793, a genomic segment contains:
- a CDS encoding lysylphosphatidylglycerol synthase domain-containing protein — protein MKTAFLPEFLSRKRITIWWRWAVFFFCIFFIIKDLRAKDAAEWQLIAQSLAQHKWLLVGLLAFLPLNWTLEALKWKVLVRKLERITLPEALKGVLTGVVFSFISPQTIGDYTGRFLHLQTASRLNSAGALLVGNFAQLWVTLCCGTWGYWYFLKTYTQNSALIINGLFWILLLANLLILFFYFNVSWLYKLVARIVLLQKFLPYLEIMSQYRAPELTRVLVYALLRYGIFTGQFVAALAILEVNLPLGVLLNGIVIIFLVKSVIPTLSAFGDLGLREFSALVFFKHFTIATEKVIAASLLLWLINILLPALVGLYFIFKIKIKPSKTR, from the coding sequence TTGAAAACAGCCTTTCTTCCCGAATTTTTATCGCGCAAACGTATAACGATTTGGTGGCGTTGGGCTGTTTTCTTTTTTTGTATCTTTTTTATAATCAAAGATTTACGCGCCAAAGATGCCGCCGAATGGCAACTAATCGCCCAAAGCCTTGCACAGCACAAATGGCTGTTGGTGGGGTTGCTGGCCTTTTTGCCGCTCAACTGGACGCTAGAGGCTTTAAAGTGGAAAGTTTTAGTCCGAAAATTGGAGCGCATCACGCTGCCCGAAGCCCTGAAAGGCGTCCTGACGGGCGTGGTATTTAGTTTTATTTCTCCCCAAACTATCGGCGATTACACAGGTCGTTTTTTGCACTTACAAACAGCCTCGCGCCTCAACAGTGCGGGAGCGTTGCTTGTCGGCAATTTCGCGCAATTGTGGGTTACGCTTTGCTGCGGCACGTGGGGCTATTGGTATTTCCTGAAAACTTATACCCAAAATAGTGCACTCATTATCAATGGTTTGTTTTGGATTTTGCTCTTGGCCAACCTACTGATTTTGTTTTTTTACTTTAATGTTTCGTGGCTGTATAAGCTGGTGGCACGCATTGTTTTACTGCAAAAATTTTTGCCATATCTGGAAATTATGAGCCAATATCGCGCACCAGAACTCACGCGGGTATTGGTGTACGCACTGTTACGATATGGAATTTTTACGGGGCAATTTGTGGCGGCATTGGCTATTCTGGAAGTGAATTTGCCGCTGGGCGTGTTGCTCAATGGCATTGTCATTATTTTTTTGGTCAAATCCGTTATCCCGACGCTGAGCGCGTTCGGCGATTTGGGTTTGCGCGAGTTTTCGGCGTTGGTGTTTTTCAAACATTTTACCATTGCTACCGAAAAAGTCATTGCCGCCAGTTTGCTACTGTGGCTTATCAATATTTTGTTGCCTGCGCTGGTGGGGCTTTATTTTATTTTCAAAATAAAAATCAAACCATCAAAAACCCGATAA
- a CDS encoding UDP-N-acetylmuramoyl-tripeptide--D-alanyl-D-alanine ligase codes for MDLYKYYSSCGGVVSTDTRSIAKGSLFFALRGANFDGNRFALEAIEKGASYAVVDDAQLKDQPRCLYVPDVLAALQGLARQHSRLLNIPIIAVGGSNGKTTTKELIAKVLSKKYQTFATRGNLNNHIGVPLSLLSIGVEIEIAVIEMGANGPNEIALLCEIAEPSHGVITNIGRDHLEGFGSIEGVAKANSELYYYLLNNDGVAFVNTQEEYLSRMASRFSEYVSYPAEKDYYTCKLHNADMFLQVQAANGDIIQTQMIGAYNFNNIATALCIGKYFGVPDEAAHAAVAEYVPSNNRSQLLRTAHNTVILDAYNANPSSMKVSVENFAQMRVNGQKVLVLGDMFELGNDSESEHRALGQLIGQHSFDMVCLCGEAMKSAQAVLPQAVYFPTRQSLESFFTVYPVQNAYVLLKGSRGMSLEKLVPLL; via the coding sequence GTGGACTTATATAAATATTATTCGTCGTGTGGTGGCGTAGTCAGTACCGACACGCGTTCTATTGCCAAAGGCAGCTTATTTTTTGCCCTCAGAGGTGCAAATTTTGATGGAAACCGTTTTGCTTTAGAGGCCATCGAAAAAGGCGCGAGTTACGCCGTCGTGGACGATGCCCAACTCAAAGACCAACCTCGTTGTTTGTATGTGCCAGACGTGTTGGCCGCGTTGCAAGGACTTGCCCGCCAACATAGCCGTTTGCTCAATATTCCGATTATTGCCGTAGGCGGCTCAAACGGGAAAACAACGACCAAAGAGTTGATAGCAAAGGTTTTATCTAAAAAATATCAAACATTTGCCACACGTGGTAACCTCAACAATCACATTGGTGTTCCGTTGAGTTTGCTTTCTATCGGTGTAGAAATAGAAATTGCCGTGATAGAAATGGGAGCAAATGGCCCTAACGAAATTGCTTTGTTGTGTGAAATTGCCGAGCCTTCGCACGGCGTAATTACTAATATTGGCCGCGACCATTTGGAAGGTTTTGGCAGCATCGAAGGCGTAGCCAAAGCCAACAGCGAGCTGTATTATTATTTGCTCAACAACGATGGCGTGGCTTTTGTCAATACGCAAGAAGAATACCTCTCGCGCATGGCTTCGCGTTTTAGCGAGTACGTGAGCTATCCAGCCGAAAAAGATTATTACACTTGCAAACTGCATAACGCCGATATGTTTTTGCAGGTGCAAGCCGCCAACGGCGACATTATCCAAACGCAAATGATTGGAGCTTATAACTTCAATAACATTGCTACTGCGCTTTGTATTGGTAAATATTTTGGTGTGCCAGATGAGGCCGCGCACGCTGCTGTGGCCGAATATGTGCCTTCCAACAATCGTTCGCAACTTTTGCGCACGGCGCACAATACCGTGATTCTGGACGCGTACAACGCCAATCCAAGTTCGATGAAAGTGTCCGTAGAAAATTTTGCGCAAATGCGCGTGAACGGCCAAAAAGTCTTGGTATTGGGCGATATGTTTGAGCTTGGCAACGACAGCGAATCCGAACACCGCGCCTTAGGCCAACTCATCGGCCAACATTCTTTTGACATGGTGTGTCTGTGCGGCGAGGCCATGAAATCTGCGCAAGCCGTTTTGCCGCAAGCCGTTTATTTCCCAACCCGCCAAAGCCTCGAATCTTTTTTTACGGTGTATCCCGTGCAGAATGCGTATGTGTTGCTGAAAGGTTCGCGCGGTATGAGTTTGGAAAAACTTGTGCCATTGCTATAA
- the dut gene encoding dUTP diphosphatase produces the protein MLKIKVINQSAHELPAYQTPLSAGLDLRAQLSEPVTLAPLQRTLIPTGLFIELPEGYEAQIRPRSGLAFKHGVTVLNSPGTIDADYRGEIKVLLVNLSDTEFVVENGERIAQMIVARHETIEWETAESLSDTQRGAGGYGSTGKK, from the coding sequence ATGTTAAAAATAAAAGTAATCAATCAGTCAGCGCACGAGTTGCCAGCCTACCAAACGCCCTTGTCGGCGGGGCTTGACCTTCGCGCCCAACTTTCCGAGCCTGTTACCTTAGCTCCGCTGCAACGTACACTTATCCCAACGGGTTTGTTTATCGAATTGCCCGAAGGCTACGAGGCGCAAATCCGTCCGCGTAGTGGTTTGGCTTTCAAGCATGGCGTAACCGTACTCAACAGCCCAGGCACGATAGATGCCGACTATCGCGGCGAAATAAAAGTGCTATTAGTGAATCTTTCGGACACAGAATTTGTAGTGGAAAACGGCGAACGTATTGCCCAAATGATTGTGGCACGCCACGAAACCATTGAGTGGGAAACTGCCGAGTCTCTTTCGGACACGCAACGCGGTGCGGGTGGCTATGGTAGCACAGGCAAAAAATAA
- the gldC gene encoding gliding motility protein GldC: MRTSDITIHVSLDEQNIPEKITWEATDAPADVPNSTKAFALSVWDSEANGIMRVDLWTKDMMVGEMKKFFIQTLGAMGETILSATGDEKMYHEVNNTCERLAQMLMEEERNAAK, translated from the coding sequence ATGCGTACTTCAGACATTACGATTCACGTATCGCTCGACGAGCAAAATATTCCTGAAAAAATTACGTGGGAAGCCACAGACGCACCCGCCGACGTACCTAATTCTACTAAAGCCTTCGCGCTTTCTGTGTGGGATTCGGAAGCCAACGGCATTATGAGAGTGGATTTGTGGACAAAAGATATGATGGTGGGCGAAATGAAAAAGTTTTTCATTCAGACGCTTGGCGCAATGGGCGAAACTATTCTTTCGGCTACTGGCGACGAAAAAATGTACCACGAAGTAAACAATACTTGTGAGCGTTTGGCGCAAATGCTTATGGAAGAAGAACGTAACGCAGCCAAATAA
- a CDS encoding alpha/beta fold hydrolase yields the protein MRKITLLWGLLVLWSVSSRAQSAQLVDLDVNLSNYQYPYPVEFLRISAQNQSLQMAYMDVKPSKANGKSVLLLHGKNFNGAYWETTAKALSGAGYRVIIPDQIGFGKSSKPAHFQYTFQQLALNTKAILDTLGIEKITVLGHSMGGMVATRFALMFPQTTEKLVLVNPIGLEDWKLKVPYKPVTWWYENELKSSYDNIRKYQTSNYYDGKWNENYDRWAKLLAGWTLNKDYPLIAWNAALTYDMIFTQPVCYEFGQIACPTLLIIGDRDNTALGKPLVSEEVRKTMGNYRELGKTTQKQIKNSELVLLPNVGHLPHIEAFELFIKPLEQFLGKK from the coding sequence ATGAGAAAAATTACTTTGCTCTGGGGGCTGTTAGTGCTGTGGAGTGTGAGCAGCCGCGCCCAATCCGCGCAACTTGTTGATTTGGACGTGAATTTGTCTAATTATCAATACCCTTATCCCGTGGAGTTTCTGCGTATTTCGGCACAAAATCAGTCTTTGCAAATGGCTTACATGGACGTAAAGCCGAGTAAAGCCAACGGGAAAAGTGTGTTGCTGTTGCACGGAAAAAACTTTAACGGTGCGTATTGGGAAACGACGGCTAAGGCCTTGAGTGGGGCGGGTTATCGTGTGATTATTCCCGACCAAATCGGGTTTGGAAAGTCGAGCAAACCAGCTCATTTTCAATATACTTTCCAACAATTAGCCCTTAACACAAAAGCCATCTTGGACACGTTGGGCATTGAAAAAATAACGGTGTTGGGGCATTCGATGGGCGGCATGGTGGCCACTCGCTTTGCTTTGATGTTCCCGCAGACAACCGAAAAACTTGTGTTGGTGAATCCGATTGGCTTGGAAGATTGGAAGCTGAAAGTTCCGTACAAACCCGTAACGTGGTGGTACGAAAATGAACTAAAAAGTAGCTACGACAATATCCGTAAGTACCAGACCAGCAATTATTATGATGGAAAATGGAATGAAAACTACGACCGTTGGGCAAAATTGTTGGCAGGCTGGACGCTTAACAAAGATTATCCGCTAATCGCTTGGAATGCGGCTTTGACGTATGATATGATATTTACGCAACCTGTTTGTTATGAGTTTGGTCAAATCGCCTGTCCGACGCTGCTCATCATCGGCGACCGCGATAATACAGCACTGGGCAAACCGCTGGTTTCGGAGGAAGTGCGCAAGACGATGGGCAACTACCGCGAACTTGGCAAAACCACGCAAAAGCAAATTAAAAACTCGGAATTAGTGTTGCTGCCTAATGTCGGGCATTTGCCGCACATCGAAGCGTTTGAACTGTTTATCAAACCTTTAGAACAATTTTTAGGTAAAAAATAA
- a CDS encoding TonB-dependent receptor, with translation MVVIKSQAQTPNCEQVLRLKIKEAQSQTLLPNAFISLNNKNIAVSDLNGNAQIQHLCLSKRYTLEISFVGYLSQQITFLPDTLHELQIAMQPDIRSLKAVEVSTSTLHQNAPTDHISVLEKETLDQQRGLSLGQMLKAVTGVNALQTGPSIFKPVIHGLYGNRVAIEQNGVRQEGQQWGTEHAPEIDAFAASRISVVKGAGSVRYGADAPGGVILVEPAPLPQQPIAITGEANAVGITNGRVGATALRLEGRLPQYQSLAWRVQGSIKRGGNVQTPKYYLDNTGLSEAALSATAAWQKPNTNFGTEVFYSYYHTKLGIFSGSHIGNLTDLENALARPDSTFDYSFSYKINRPYQQIDHHLLKAKAFWIFPRKGKLIWQIAAQSNSRLEYDLHKPRGVPASYNKPELSFYLNTQNTNLTFDFEPIGRWTLATGLTAQHQSNYTKGLFLIPDYDGINAGGFFTALWEKDRLQAELGVRADARSLQVTNNKYAADSSLFFGGWAAATGLNYQLNDVFRFSVQSASTWRAPSVNELYSRGVHHGTASYEEGKADMQPERAWNSSITTQINHDKLLAEISFYANYIHQYIYLQPQAPQTVLTVRGAFPFFKYQQANVWFRGMDFSAEYHLTERWHLSSKISLVRAYNMTAADYLVFTPADRYQHEISYHLPSLKLLHTQETVLGINVTYVDKQWRTPATGDYAAAPAAYTLYGLRASTQWAVGKQTLGVSLSADNVLNKLYRDYLNRFRYYAYDVGRSVSLRLKWTF, from the coding sequence TTGGTAGTAATAAAATCGCAGGCACAAACGCCCAACTGTGAGCAGGTCTTAAGGCTAAAGATTAAAGAGGCTCAATCCCAAACGCTTTTGCCTAATGCGTTTATCTCGCTCAATAACAAGAATATAGCGGTCTCCGACCTCAACGGGAACGCCCAAATCCAACATTTATGTTTGAGCAAACGCTACACTTTAGAAATTAGCTTTGTCGGTTATCTTTCCCAACAAATTACTTTTTTGCCCGATACACTGCACGAGTTGCAAATTGCTATGCAGCCCGACATTCGCAGCCTCAAAGCCGTAGAAGTCAGCACCTCAACGCTTCATCAGAACGCGCCAACCGACCATATTTCTGTACTTGAAAAAGAAACCTTAGACCAACAACGAGGGCTTTCGTTGGGGCAAATGCTCAAGGCCGTTACGGGAGTCAATGCCTTACAAACGGGGCCTTCTATTTTTAAACCTGTGATTCATGGTTTGTATGGAAACAGGGTGGCCATCGAACAAAACGGCGTGCGCCAAGAAGGGCAACAGTGGGGAACGGAACATGCCCCCGAAATTGATGCTTTTGCGGCTTCTCGCATCAGTGTAGTGAAGGGGGCGGGCAGTGTTCGGTATGGTGCAGACGCGCCAGGCGGCGTTATTCTGGTAGAGCCTGCGCCATTGCCCCAACAACCTATTGCAATCACGGGCGAGGCCAACGCCGTTGGCATTACCAACGGTAGAGTAGGAGCAACCGCCTTGCGTTTGGAAGGACGATTGCCACAATATCAGTCGCTTGCGTGGCGCGTGCAGGGTTCAATCAAGCGCGGCGGCAATGTCCAAACACCCAAGTATTATCTCGACAATACAGGACTATCCGAAGCGGCTTTGTCGGCTACGGCAGCTTGGCAAAAACCAAATACAAACTTCGGAACGGAAGTGTTTTACAGTTACTATCATACCAAATTAGGTATTTTTTCGGGTTCGCATATCGGCAATCTCACGGACTTGGAAAATGCTTTGGCGCGTCCAGATTCTACCTTTGATTATTCTTTTTCTTACAAAATAAATAGGCCATACCAGCAAATCGACCATCATTTATTGAAGGCCAAAGCCTTTTGGATTTTTCCCCGCAAAGGAAAATTAATTTGGCAAATAGCAGCCCAAAGCAACAGCCGTTTGGAATACGACTTGCACAAGCCGCGCGGCGTGCCAGCCTCTTACAACAAACCCGAATTATCCTTTTATCTCAACACCCAAAACACTAACTTAACTTTTGATTTTGAACCCATTGGCCGCTGGACATTGGCCACAGGCCTAACAGCTCAACACCAATCCAATTATACAAAAGGTTTGTTCCTAATTCCTGATTATGACGGAATTAATGCGGGAGGTTTTTTTACAGCACTCTGGGAAAAAGACCGACTACAAGCCGAATTGGGCGTAAGAGCTGATGCCCGAAGCCTGCAAGTAACCAACAACAAATATGCTGCGGATTCTTCCCTGTTTTTTGGTGGTTGGGCGGCGGCCACAGGCCTAAATTATCAGCTAAATGATGTGTTCAGGTTTAGTGTACAATCGGCTTCTACGTGGCGCGCGCCGTCCGTAAATGAGTTATATAGTAGAGGCGTGCATCACGGAACGGCTTCTTACGAAGAAGGAAAAGCCGATATGCAACCCGAAAGAGCTTGGAACAGTAGCATCACCACCCAAATCAATCATGATAAATTATTGGCCGAAATCAGCTTTTACGCCAATTATATTCATCAATACATTTACTTGCAACCACAAGCCCCGCAAACTGTTCTGACGGTACGCGGCGCATTTCCTTTTTTCAAATATCAGCAAGCAAATGTTTGGTTTCGGGGAATGGATTTTTCGGCAGAATATCACCTTACCGAACGTTGGCATTTGTCTTCTAAAATTAGTTTAGTAAGAGCCTATAATATGACTGCTGCGGATTATTTGGTATTCACGCCTGCCGACCGCTACCAACACGAAATTTCTTATCATTTACCTTCGCTCAAACTTTTGCACACACAAGAAACCGTCTTGGGCATCAATGTTACTTACGTGGATAAGCAATGGCGCACTCCCGCAACGGGAGATTACGCCGCCGCGCCTGCGGCTTATACGCTGTACGGTTTGCGTGCCAGTACACAATGGGCGGTTGGCAAACAAACATTGGGCGTAAGTCTGTCGGCAGACAATGTCTTGAACAAATTATATCGGGATTATCTCAATCGTTTCAGATATTACGCCTACGACGTAGGGCGTAGCGTGTCCCTGCGCCTCAAATGGACGTTTTAA
- a CDS encoding toxin-antitoxin system YwqK family antitoxin: MKFKILIWISALCVFALASRSAAQTTPPSPNKEEKKPLAPPQGDDVDEEDVLIYRDTVASDKREQPKPKKIPKRVYYGLKTRKGYTRTERNSKVTLELFYTLKEFQAPNPYVKDIYWFNSQKRKLIIGPIPEKEKQFARVLHGPYQKLVGGVMVEEGVFYVGTKHARWLKYNGTAENILIDKQKYYKGWPRESEISYYDADRKQFKEVIPMINGKREGDYFYFFPSGAVSVQGKFENDHKVGIWREYFDNKKKLKKETQYPATGFEAQFEPYLLTEFDEKGTLVYDKAAEDKKKNK, translated from the coding sequence ATGAAATTTAAAATTTTGATATGGATTAGTGCGCTGTGCGTGTTTGCGTTGGCCAGTCGTAGTGCCGCCCAAACCACGCCCCCAAGCCCTAACAAAGAAGAGAAAAAGCCACTTGCCCCACCGCAAGGCGATGATGTAGATGAGGAAGACGTACTTATTTATCGTGATACGGTGGCCTCCGATAAGCGCGAACAACCCAAGCCCAAGAAAATCCCTAAAAGGGTTTATTATGGACTCAAAACGCGCAAAGGTTACACTCGCACAGAACGCAATAGCAAGGTTACATTGGAGCTTTTCTATACGCTTAAAGAGTTTCAAGCCCCGAACCCTTATGTCAAAGATATTTATTGGTTTAATAGCCAAAAACGCAAATTGATTATTGGCCCTATTCCTGAGAAAGAAAAACAATTTGCGCGTGTGCTGCATGGCCCTTATCAGAAATTAGTGGGCGGCGTGATGGTGGAAGAAGGCGTTTTTTATGTCGGGACGAAACACGCGCGTTGGTTGAAATACAACGGTACAGCCGAAAATATTCTGATAGACAAACAGAAATATTATAAGGGTTGGCCGCGAGAATCAGAGATTAGTTATTATGATGCTGACCGTAAGCAGTTTAAGGAAGTGATTCCGATGATAAACGGAAAACGTGAAGGAGATTATTTTTACTTTTTCCCGAGCGGTGCGGTATCTGTGCAAGGAAAGTTTGAGAATGACCACAAAGTTGGGATTTGGCGCGAGTATTTCGATAACAAAAAGAAGCTAAAGAAAGAAACACAATATCCCGCCACAGGCTTTGAAGCACAATTTGAACCGTATTTGCTAACGGAATTTGATGAAAAAGGCACGCTGGTTTATGACAAAGCCGCCGAAGACAAAAAGAAAAACAAATAA
- the chrA gene encoding chromate efflux transporter, with translation MRLSLTTFGGPQVHIALFIRHLVTKRRYLSEAELLELFALCQILPGPTSTQTLTAIAFRIGGPRLAFMALIIWLLPAVIVMTLAAILLNYAEGLDLSVSFVRYMQPVAVALLLHSGYAVMLKVVQSRTMAAVMIISAVIAYAYPSPWVTPILLISSGIFSAIRYKNELEPQPREPLHIEWANFILYAVILVVAILLGHYTTFKPIRLFENFYRNGSLIFGGGQVLVPAMYNEFVEFKHYLTSEEFLSGYALSQVLPGPVFSFCSYIGALSMRPDGFWAQLLGSLMGTIGIFLPGTLLIFFIIRFWEQLKKYRVVKASLQGVNATGAGLVFAAVILLFKPIGGDPVNIGIVVTAFAVLTFTKIQPFWLIVAAVLLGIIF, from the coding sequence TTGCGCCTATCGCTAACCACTTTCGGAGGCCCACAAGTACACATTGCGTTGTTTATCAGACATTTGGTAACCAAAAGACGTTATTTGTCCGAAGCGGAATTGTTAGAACTCTTTGCCTTGTGTCAGATTTTGCCTGGCCCGACTTCCACCCAAACGCTAACGGCTATTGCTTTTCGCATCGGAGGGCCTCGTTTGGCATTTATGGCCTTGATTATTTGGCTATTGCCTGCCGTAATCGTAATGACATTGGCCGCGATTCTGCTCAACTATGCCGAAGGGCTGGATTTGTCCGTGTCGTTTGTGCGATACATGCAGCCTGTGGCGGTAGCGTTGCTTTTGCATTCGGGTTATGCGGTCATGCTCAAAGTAGTACAAAGCCGAACGATGGCCGCCGTTATGATTATTTCGGCAGTGATTGCCTACGCGTATCCGTCGCCGTGGGTTACGCCGATTTTACTTATTTCGTCGGGCATATTTTCGGCCATTCGTTACAAAAATGAATTAGAACCGCAGCCGCGCGAACCCTTGCACATCGAATGGGCTAACTTTATTCTGTATGCCGTTATCTTGGTGGTGGCTATTCTTTTGGGGCATTACACAACTTTTAAGCCGATTCGGTTATTCGAAAACTTTTATAGAAATGGAAGCCTCATTTTTGGCGGCGGACAAGTGCTTGTGCCTGCCATGTACAATGAGTTTGTGGAATTTAAACACTATCTCACGTCCGAAGAGTTTTTGTCGGGGTACGCGCTTTCGCAAGTGTTGCCCGGCCCTGTCTTTTCGTTTTGTAGTTATATCGGTGCGCTGTCAATGCGTCCTGATGGCTTCTGGGCGCAACTGCTCGGCAGCCTAATGGGCACAATCGGAATATTTTTGCCTGGCACGTTGTTGATATTTTTTATCATTCGGTTCTGGGAGCAACTCAAAAAGTACAGAGTAGTCAAAGCATCGTTGCAGGGCGTAAACGCCACAGGTGCAGGCCTTGTGTTTGCGGCGGTTATCTTGCTTTTCAAACCGATTGGCGGCGACCCCGTCAATATTGGCATTGTGGTAACGGCGTTTGCAGTGCTGACATTTACCAAAATACAACCCTTTTGGCTCATTGTGGCGGCGGTGTTGCTGGGAATTATTTTCTAA
- a CDS encoding cytochrome b5 domain-containing protein, which yields MSQELPRYTRAQLALRNGQDRPEIWCAFQGKIYDVSRSRLWRNGKHYEHWAGQDLTEELADAPHNANVFDKFEVIALLAN from the coding sequence ATGAGCCAAGAACTTCCGCGCTACACGCGTGCGCAATTAGCCCTCCGAAACGGACAAGACCGCCCAGAAATTTGGTGTGCTTTTCAGGGAAAAATCTATGATGTGAGCCGCTCGCGACTCTGGCGCAATGGCAAACATTATGAACATTGGGCAGGGCAAGACCTCACCGAAGAGTTGGCCGACGCACCACACAACGCCAACGTGTTTGATAAGTTTGAAGTAATCGCGTTGCTGGCAAATTAA
- a CDS encoding tRNA1(Val) (adenine(37)-N6)-methyltransferase gives MGNSYFQFKAFRIEQGQTAMKVCTDSCAMGAYIQPEQAKRILDIGTGTGLLALMLAQRTPDTTHIDALEIDTQAAAQATQNIEASAWAARMQVLECALQNFAPPHRYDLIVCNPPFYENHLKRGTHAQNLAMHSEQLSNAELAFHCQRLLADNGRAVILLPPYQAQIQAQQMQAHGLFLEENCLLFDKEGGKIIRHISTYSRKQNTDFQTNTLTIRDSNNQYTPEFVALLQPYYLHL, from the coding sequence ATGGGCAATTCATATTTTCAATTTAAAGCCTTCAGGATAGAACAAGGACAAACCGCCATGAAGGTTTGCACGGATTCTTGCGCGATGGGTGCGTACATTCAGCCCGAACAGGCAAAACGGATTTTGGATATTGGAACGGGTACGGGACTTTTGGCCTTGATGCTTGCCCAACGCACACCCGACACCACGCACATCGACGCACTCGAAATAGATACTCAAGCCGCCGCACAAGCCACCCAAAACATTGAGGCCAGCGCGTGGGCGGCGCGTATGCAAGTGCTCGAATGTGCTTTGCAAAATTTTGCGCCGCCGCACCGTTACGACCTGATTGTTTGCAATCCGCCGTTTTATGAAAACCATCTCAAACGCGGCACGCACGCCCAAAACTTGGCCATGCACAGCGAACAACTCAGCAACGCGGAATTGGCTTTTCATTGTCAGCGACTTTTGGCCGATAATGGCCGCGCCGTCATTCTGTTGCCGCCGTATCAGGCACAAATACAAGCCCAACAAATGCAGGCACACGGTTTATTTTTAGAAGAAAATTGTTTGCTGTTTGATAAAGAAGGCGGCAAAATCATTCGGCACATTAGCACTTATTCCCGCAAACAAAATACTGATTTTCAAACTAATACGCTAACTATTCGAGACAGTAACAACCAATACACACCCGAATTTGTAGCATTACTCCAACCTTATTATTTGCATTTATGA